CTGAGAATGTTTATCCAAAGTAGTTAATGATGATAAGTTGACGAGAGTGTTTCATCAGAAAGAATTATTTAGTAAATATGGACGCTGGAAGTTTATTTATTCTGGAAGATAGTGTTTTGTACGATTGTTGACCGTTAAAATTTCAGGTTTTGATGGCAGAAACATTGTCCTCGTAGTAGCTCTGACCTTAGCTCCCGGTGGTATGTCATTTTTCTGTCACCTTCACTTACATTTTGTTGAGTCATGCTGCTATAGTTTAGGTAATTCCTTTGTCTCATTTTATATGAATTGTCTAGTCGGGCAACAGATTATCCAGAATAACAAACTATATAGCAACTGTCGTGATGGTACTTCAATGTCAAACATCATGAtcctttgttttatcttttttcaCCCTGGGATCACTCATCATCAGGAGTACAACTATGATCCACTTCCTTCAGATGTTGATACTTGTAAAACCAAGCACATGCTACATAGTAACCAAAGTTCAATACTCCCCCTACAACCAATACCCAATACACATTGTCCAGCCTTCCCTTATTTATGTTACCTGGTAACCATGTAGTTGTCTTTCTAACAACATCAATTAGAGCAGTAGCCAAGTAAAATGCTATACCAACGAGCACCGAAATCATAGCGGTTGACATGTTCTTTAATGTTGTTGGAAACTCTTGGTAGTATAGTGCTACTTGACCAGGATAATGGAATGCCTCTGCAATGCCAACAATGGCTAACTGGGGTACTAGCCATAACACTGACATAGGCACAATATTAGAACCTTGATCACCGTTGTTGGATTTTGCTACCTTTAGCCTCTTTGACTCCACTAAGGCCGAGATACCCATCCCCAGAGCATTGAGCACGTGCCCAAGCCCAATTCTCTGGAGAGGAGTCAGGGATTTGCCGGTCAACTTCTTCCATGCAGGAAAGAGAAACTTGTCTAACAGAGCGAGGAATATAGCAGTAGAGATCAGGACAAAGACGAGTATGGAACCAGCTGGGATTTGGAAATGGGGCCCTACGTGACGGTCCATTGCCAAGGCTTGAAGTACTGTCAAACTTGCTTGTACGCCAATTGATGTTCCAAGAAAGAAACTACTTGACCATagtggtacaattctaattaagGATTTAAAATCTTCGACTTCTTGTACTGAACAAAGTCTCCATGGCTTAGCTGTACAGCCATCTGATTTAATGTCACCTTCACTTTTTATGGCTGCACGGTTTAAGAACCTGCAGCATCATGAGCAAGTTCAATTCTATATGAAAGTAAGTGCACATGTGCCTGGCATATGCATCCATAGACTATATGTTGAACCCCCCTTAATGCAATTAATGAATGGAGTAGCTCAGGACCATTTAAACCCCTTTAGAAACTCTTATCACCTATGAGGAACAATTGTATTCTCTAATAAGTACAATTTACTTGCCACTGAGATAATATAGAAAATACTATTGTTGCAAATAAAGCATAAGCGTTGAAGAGCATAGGAGTACGAgtaattctcttcttttttatgTGTCAATTTTTTCCACGAACATAAATAGTCTTAGCTACATGCATTAAGTTCTGCCGAATCTGCTGCGTCTAGTCTAGATCCGGTGGATGTCCCAAGCTCTAAGTGAAGACACAGTAAACACCAAAGAAAGTAAGTGAGATAGAGCGAAATGTTACAAAATTACCTGCAGATTTTCGAGGGCGCAACAGGGTGACACTCCCATCCATGGTAGAAATACTCACCAGTCGATGGGAGTGGCACTTTTCTTTTCCTAATACTTGCAACCACAACGCGAGCCAAACTGGTGAACGGGCTACCTCCTGGCTTAGAGTTTGTGTAAAATCTGCTTCCTATTAGGAAAATGACTGAAGCAAGAACGTTGGTAGCTACACAAATGAAAAATCCCACTTTCCAACTCATATTATCTTCAACGTAGACTATAGCTGTTGATGCTACTACAGAAGCAGCATACCAAAAGAAGAAGAACCAGTTGAAGAAAATCCCCTGATCCTTTGGCTTATCTAGTTGGTCGGCTCCCATCGTTGAAAGGGTTGATCGGGTACCACCACTCCCTAAAGTTGCTAGAATTATGGCTGCATATAGTACTACATATTGAACTCTTGGTTTAGGTCTACATGAGGTTGAGTCAACATCACAGGGTTTAGGCCTCAAAGAATCAAGTGTCGCTGTTAAAGCTAAAAATATTGTGCCCTGCAAATAGAAATCTTAAGAATGCGTAAAATGGTAAAACGTTCATTAATATATgtcttttcatttatttatacaCCCTTCAAGAGTATGTTTGACTTAACTGATTAAAATTAGATGATAAGCATCAAGtgcaataaaataatttaaatacataaaagaaaaaacCTAGCAAAAATGAGATGGagaggaagtttgaagttttgttGTGGGAAGAGTGTTTTGAGAATTCAAAAAGAGTAttaggataaaatagtaaaaattctAGTTCAACCAAAAGTACTTATAAGTTAAAaatttagaagttagaagttacCAACTTATATATTTTGGATGATTTGCCTTATAATAATCATTTGACTAATAAGTGTGTTAATTTACCAAATGTAAAAATCAACCAAAAAAGTGTGTATAATATTATTTGACCAGCAATAAGCTTACCCAAATTACAGTAACATCTTTTTCTGAATTCTCGTTTTTTTCTTCATTTAAATATCTAATTGTAATTGGAGCTGTAAGGGGTGATAGTTGAAAAAGATGCAGTTATTACACCCGTTATAATATAGATTCTAATGCATCAACCAACTTAACCAGGTCAAACAACAACATGGTAGTAGCTACCGACAAAATAGTGGTACGTACCAGTAATGAGATGATGGATGAAATCCAAATGGTAGAGAAGCAACCAAGAAATGAGTCGGCAATAATAGCAGCAAGGACGGGAATCAAACTTCCAGCACCATTAACCAGATTTGATATTTGAGCAGCATCGATGCTCTCCACTTCAAATTCCTCTATCAGATATACTATAAGGTTGCTTTGCCAACCCGCAAATGTTAGGGTCAAGCCTACTGAGGTCGCTGTTTTTATCATGGAATTCAAAAGTCAAGTTGAATATCATATTAGTACGATCATTTAATTAAGCTAATACACTGATATTATAAAAAGAATTTTAGGCAGATAACTTACTATAACATGTTAAATCCTTATATTACACCATTCAAATGGATGGATCACTCCCTCAAACGAAATAAAAATACGATTTATTTGTAATTCAGCTATTTGATTAATGGCTCCCTCTCTGATGAACAAAACAGAATAAGTGgggaagaaaaaagaaatgacTCAATTAAAAGGCTAAAGATGTATGATCTGTCTGGATTTGCTATTGGAAGACTAACAAACCAAGTTGACCAGTCATTATCATGTTCCTTCAGTATTTTCCAGTAATCTTGAGTATGTGAGGAATCAGCTATATTTGTGCATTATCTAGCAAAACTCCGGCAAAAGCAATTcacatatcaatttatttatgcTCTTTTTTCATTCAACCATCTGGTATGCAGAACCATTTGACAGAGGTCGAACCCAAGACCTATTGTTGAGATGAAAAGATCTCATTCATCCCGCTATATCCCTTGGGGGTCATATACATATTACACTCATTTATTAAATTATATCACCTCTACCTGGACATGAGAATtgatataaacatgaaatgctGGTATAGTTGTtcgtgaagagagagagagagacctaTGATGAAGGGGAAGGTGATCCAGCCTCCAGTTCTTGACAAGTAATGTGCCTCTGCTGGAGCTTCCATAGCTGAACAAATGATAAGTTCAAACTTTTGGGAGAGCACCAATATATGTCACCTCAAAAATCTGTAAACATGGACCTTTtgtttgggggggaggggggggggggggaggactTGGTTGTGCTGCTCATCTGCTGGTTATATAACGCAAGTCCTCACATTTTCAGTAATTGTGTCACGAGTGGGATTATGGAGGACATTGGTTAGCGTATCAGTTAGCCAGGCCTCAAGGAGCTTTTTTTATACCTAAAAGGCaatattatactgcgttttatgtTAACAGAATTTTAGCCGTTAACCTAAAACacagtataatactacgttttaatGTAAAACGTaatattatactgcattttacttcATTATTGGGCCCACCAATTGTTCTGAGGTAACTGACATAAATAATTCAATTTTTAATGTAAAACACAGtgttatactgcgttttacttcttttttgggcccaccaataagtgttctgcggataactgacataacaataatccaaatacataaagcgtggtattatactgtgttttatatataaaaaaattctgCACCCCAAGctaggacttgccttatttaaaggcgttaggattttatgaaaatccattcaaaacaTCCTTCAAACTTCCATTCATACTTCTCTTCTTGTTATCAAgcatttttttataatgtctgaagagccaaaaataaaggtttcattatattgggggaggGGAGTGAGGTTgtaatggagaataactctgtgaggtatagttcacctccacagtgtcatgttaaattgccgcttacaatggagtacgataaattggtatcgttgttacataaaaaaaatgagtgtgaggaaacgttcggtgAACATTAAAGTAACCAGTAGATTTCCGTATTCTATGACtccgcaggggtttgcttattattctgagtttaacatcgaatatgatgaaactcttagagattttttgcggattccggatgaatacagggaatttattgtaataaaattgttggaaatgtacgtcaaggttgaagacgttcccaataatgagggtgTGCATAGTATGGATAACCCccaatcatcgggtggttatcctagagcagtttttgccggacagatttctgatgaaagagcttgccttgatttaaacttgtcaccaccggcgaatgagcagcgagaaaataattttttgactttatataatccacaagacgactggtaaacttcaatttttttgCTTTAGcaatgtttattttatgtttgaattgaaattgtattaaaactcatatttttcatagggggtaccgtccggatatgaattttacaagttatgaccccgctCCTAGTTGGAATATGCATAGTTCTGGCGTGTTGGAccacggtggtccatccgggagtcattaCCAACAAGAAAATGTCTATCATGGAACATCAACACAatacgacttgtaagtaaagtgatatagctataaataaagtatttatctagttgagtagcttatcattttattctttttgtgcagtgaaaatgagCAACTTGATGTTACTAACCTCACACAGTTGCTCATAGACG
Above is a window of Nicotiana tabacum cultivar K326 chromosome 8, ASM71507v2, whole genome shotgun sequence DNA encoding:
- the LOC107817261 gene encoding protein NRT1/ PTR FAMILY 2.7-like, with product MEAPAEAHYLSRTGGWITFPFIIATSVGLTLTFAGWQSNLIVYLIEEFEVESIDAAQISNLVNGAGSLIPVLAAIIADSFLGCFSTIWISSIISLLGTIFLALTATLDSLRPKPCDVDSTSCRPKPRVQYVVLYAAIILATLGSGGTRSTLSTMGADQLDKPKDQGIFFNWFFFFWYAASVVASTAIVYVEDNMSWKVGFFICVATNVLASVIFLIGSRFYTNSKPGGSPFTSLARVVVASIRKRKVPLPSTGEYFYHGWECHPVAPSKICRFLNRAAIKSEGDIKSDGCTAKPWRLCSVQEVEDFKSLIRIVPLWSSSFFLGTSIGVQASLTVLQALAMDRHVGPHFQIPAGSILVFVLISTAIFLALLDKFLFPAWKKLTGKSLTPLQRIGLGHVLNALGMGISALVESKRLKVAKSNNGDQGSNIVPMSVLWLVPQLAIVGIAEAFHYPGQVALYYQEFPTTLKNMSTAMISVLVGIAFYLATALIDVVRKTTTWLPGNINKGRLDNVYWVLVVGGVLNFGYYVACAWFYKYQHLKEVDHSCTPDDE